In the Eptesicus fuscus isolate TK198812 chromosome 12, DD_ASM_mEF_20220401, whole genome shotgun sequence genome, one interval contains:
- the LOC103301707 gene encoding 40S ribosomal protein S28-like: MDTSCVQPIKLARVTKVLGRTGSQGIHCRHEPLHIRNVKGPVRAGDVLTVLESEREAQRLR; the protein is encoded by the coding sequence ATGGACACAAGTTGTGTGCAGCCTATTAAGCTAGCCAGGGTTACCAAGGTGCTGGGCAGGACCGGTTCCCAGGGAATTCATTGTCGACACGAGCCGCTCCACATCCGCAACGTGAAAGGCCCTGTGCGCGCGGGCGACGTGCTCACTGTATTGGAATCAGAGCGAGAGGCTCAGAGGCTGCGCTGA